The Rhodopseudomonas palustris genome window below encodes:
- a CDS encoding PAS domain S-box protein: MLNAVSSFIQSVRTRTLSIGQMTFGSFLLLLTIIAATSIGSVVAIRHIDRTFGELQRLQSVGDLAEEIERRMSDLRFAARQAVTEPGAQPASKVFTAASALTELLKKTRLELAPDQQEMLDGVTERLTNYRDGLQRITELMQRRGELVAKIPALREAFEATIAGLSDRKLAGELHSAQIKVGAALLSRDLMGASDAARRMRALPIGDATAARSVRDYAELIAATAAVEQEIADLDRDVLGTEGRLIGKVTELLRDAAARRGRVLSRDLARTLAEDKWQSIVLGIAGVLLGWMAAAFVVRRTVGPLTAITRAIRSLAAGQQFTAIPATDVKNEIGDIARAAEVFRRTLVEADNAREAAVRALAEQRLAEESYRKLFEGSIDGIYVTTPDGALLNANPALARMMGYDSPAELIRATADVTTTIYIDPAKREQYRELMQRDGMVREFEYQARKRNGDELWLSDSAGAVRDEAGNVIRYEGAVRDITDQKRAEQAVAESRLLLQQVIDTVPAVINVKDTELRYVLMNRYMAGVFGIHPRDAIGHTTAELMSRFGSHKTDANDKRVLETGEGLGFYEEEYRDATGAVRQWLVNKMPLKDADGQIERIVTVALDIGERKRGELEMRQAKDAAEAALRNLRETQQSLIEAEKLAALGRLVAGVAHEVNNPVGISLTVASALERKAAVFATEVARGELKRSRLNEFLETTRDASSQLVANLNRAAELIQSFKQVAADRNYSDQRLFDLGDLTEQVVMSLRPGLRKHNLTLNVECQPGLMMNSYPGPYGQVLTNLFLNSVAHAFPNGRAGTVEIQVRAAGNDHVVVAYSDDGCGMSLDVRRRAFDPFFTTRRDQGGTGLGLHIVYNIITNRLGGRLELDSEPGNGTRILMTLPRTAPQERAELSAASAS, from the coding sequence ATGCTAAACGCTGTTTCATCGTTCATCCAGAGCGTGAGGACACGCACGCTCTCGATCGGACAGATGACGTTCGGCAGCTTCCTGTTGCTGCTGACGATCATCGCGGCCACCTCGATCGGCAGCGTGGTGGCAATCCGGCATATCGACCGCACCTTCGGCGAATTGCAGCGGCTGCAGAGCGTCGGCGATCTCGCCGAAGAGATCGAGCGGCGGATGAGCGATCTGCGCTTCGCCGCGCGCCAGGCGGTGACGGAGCCCGGGGCGCAGCCGGCCAGCAAAGTGTTCACCGCCGCATCTGCACTCACCGAACTCCTGAAGAAGACCCGCCTGGAGCTGGCGCCGGATCAGCAGGAGATGCTCGACGGCGTCACCGAGCGGCTGACCAATTATCGCGACGGGCTGCAGCGCATCACCGAGTTGATGCAGCGCCGTGGCGAGCTGGTGGCGAAGATCCCGGCGCTGCGCGAGGCGTTCGAGGCGACGATCGCCGGCCTGTCCGATCGCAAGCTCGCCGGCGAACTGCATTCGGCTCAGATCAAGGTCGGGGCCGCGCTGCTGTCGCGCGACCTGATGGGCGCCAGCGACGCGGCGCGGCGGATGCGCGCGCTGCCGATCGGCGATGCGACTGCGGCCCGGTCGGTGCGCGACTACGCCGAGCTGATCGCCGCGACCGCGGCGGTGGAGCAGGAGATCGCCGATCTCGACCGCGACGTACTCGGTACCGAGGGGCGGTTGATCGGCAAGGTGACCGAACTGCTGCGCGATGCCGCCGCGCGTCGCGGGCGGGTGCTGTCGCGCGATCTCGCCCGCACGCTGGCCGAAGACAAGTGGCAGAGCATCGTGCTCGGCATCGCCGGCGTGTTGCTCGGCTGGATGGCGGCGGCCTTCGTGGTCCGCCGCACCGTCGGACCGCTGACGGCGATTACCCGGGCGATCCGCTCGCTGGCGGCGGGACAGCAATTCACTGCGATTCCGGCGACCGACGTGAAGAACGAAATCGGCGACATCGCCCGTGCCGCCGAAGTGTTTCGCCGTACCCTGGTCGAGGCCGACAACGCCCGCGAAGCCGCGGTGCGGGCGCTCGCCGAGCAGCGGCTCGCCGAAGAGAGCTATCGCAAGTTGTTCGAAGGCTCGATCGACGGCATTTATGTGACGACGCCCGATGGTGCGCTGCTCAACGCCAATCCGGCGCTGGCGCGGATGATGGGCTACGACAGCCCGGCCGAACTGATCCGCGCCACTGCCGACGTCACCACCACGATCTACATCGATCCGGCCAAGCGCGAGCAATATCGCGAGCTGATGCAGCGTGACGGCATGGTGCGCGAATTCGAGTATCAGGCGCGCAAACGCAACGGCGACGAGCTGTGGCTGTCGGACAGCGCCGGTGCGGTCCGCGACGAGGCCGGCAACGTCATCCGCTATGAAGGCGCGGTACGCGATATCACCGATCAGAAGCGCGCCGAGCAGGCGGTCGCCGAAAGCCGGCTGCTGCTGCAGCAGGTCATCGACACCGTTCCGGCGGTGATCAACGTTAAGGATACCGAGCTGCGCTACGTGCTGATGAACCGCTATATGGCTGGCGTGTTCGGCATTCATCCGCGCGACGCGATCGGCCACACCACCGCGGAGCTGATGTCGCGGTTCGGCTCGCACAAGACCGACGCCAACGACAAACGCGTGCTGGAGACCGGCGAGGGGCTCGGCTTCTATGAGGAGGAGTATCGCGACGCCACCGGCGCGGTGCGGCAGTGGCTGGTCAACAAGATGCCGTTGAAGGATGCCGACGGTCAGATCGAGCGGATCGTCACGGTGGCGCTCGATATCGGCGAACGCAAGCGCGGCGAACTCGAGATGCGCCAGGCCAAGGACGCGGCCGAGGCGGCGCTGCGCAACCTGCGCGAGACCCAGCAGTCGCTGATCGAAGCCGAAAAGCTCGCCGCGCTCGGCCGGCTGGTCGCCGGCGTCGCGCACGAGGTCAACAATCCGGTCGGCATCAGCCTGACGGTGGCCTCGGCGCTGGAGCGCAAGGCCGCGGTGTTCGCCACCGAGGTGGCGCGCGGCGAGCTGAAGCGGTCGCGCCTCAACGAGTTTCTGGAGACAACGCGCGATGCCTCGTCGCAGCTGGTCGCCAATCTCAACCGCGCCGCCGAGCTGATCCAGTCGTTCAAGCAGGTCGCAGCCGACCGCAACTACTCGGACCAGCGCCTGTTCGATCTCGGCGATCTCACCGAGCAGGTGGTGATGAGCCTGCGGCCGGGCCTGCGCAAACACAATCTGACGCTGAACGTCGAGTGCCAGCCCGGGCTGATGATGAATTCCTATCCGGGCCCTTATGGCCAGGTGCTGACCAACCTGTTCCTGAATTCGGTGGCGCACGCGTTCCCGAACGGCCGTGCCGGCACGGTCGAGATCCAGGTGCGGGCGGCGGGCAACGATCACGTCGTGGTGGCGTATTCCGACGACGGCTGCGGCATGAGCCTCGACGTCCGCCGCCGCGCGTTCGATCCGTTCTTCACCACGCGGCGCGACCAGGGCGGCACCGGCCTCGGTCTGCATATCGTCTACAACATCATCACCAACCGGCTCGGCGGCCGGCTCGAACTCGACTCCGAGCCGGGGAACGGCACCCGCATCCTGATGACGCTGCCGCGGACCGCGCCGCAGGAGCGCGCCGAGCTGTCGGCGGCTTCGGCCTCATAG